One genomic window of Salmo salar chromosome ssa12, Ssal_v3.1, whole genome shotgun sequence includes the following:
- the LOC106596101 gene encoding epsin-3, whose amino-acid sequence MTTSALRRQVKNIVHNYSEAEIKVREATSNDPWGPSSSLMSEIADLTFNVVAFAEVMGMVWKRLNDHGKNWRHVYKALTLLDYLIKTGSERVAQQCRENAFTIQTLRDFQYMDRDGRDQGGNVREKARQLVSLLRDEERLRQERSQALTTKERMTAGTGTGGGGGGTGAEEEGRGGGGTGGGGGGTGGGGGGTGGGGGTGHGVVPPAYQPGRRTSQPNVAAVYGEEFIRSRGSPSSFNSSSSSPREASDLEQARPQTSGEEELQLQLALAMSREESEKLAPPPPIAMETDDTQLQIALSLSKEEHEQCLHGNCVDDVTMPPLQDQRCLQGDESFLQRVLDESRRASHTGESAMLDLVDIFGPSEAPPPADDLWNAQPAVTSDPWDSVALHSNAPVIGSPWATRPSSSSPTNPWASSRSPTWEAPPTSSSPVIQGWESPPPLTGDGTDRTDPFSVREEEECKGEEGPPQPGSPTGPDLFGERVLSPEVNGRGGGSPEMFDLSRLAAPKGSAAPRMCRTPEAFLGPTGASLVNLDALIPHNPPSRTHNNPFLLGLSVPSPTNPFHCDQPRLTLNQMLRPCSTSPLPPHTLPYSPSLPLPLPHHTQPSPGLLDLPSNLPHPLLPLSPAPAHRVPPQSHTHSHNPFL is encoded by the exons ATGACGACCTCAGCTTTGCGTCGCCAGGTGAAGAACATCGTTCACAACTACTCTGAGGCAGAGATCAAG GTGCGCGAGGCGACGTCCAACGACCCGTGGGGCCCCTCCTCCTCGCTGATGTCAGAGATCGCTGACCTCACCTTTAACGTGGTGGCGTTTGCTGAGGTCATGGGCATGGTCTGGAAACGCCTCAATGACCACGGGAAGAACTGGAGACACGTCTACAAG GCCCTGACGCTGCTCGACTACTTGATCAAGACCGGCTCAGAGAGAGTGGCTCAGCAGTGCCGCGAGAACGCATTCACCATACAG ACGCTGCGTGACTTCCAGTACATGGACCGTGATGGCCGTGACCAGGGGGGCAACGTGAGGGAGAAGGCCCGCCAGCTGGTGTCTCTTCTCAGGGACGAGGAACGgctcagacaggagaggagccaggcattgaCGACTAAAGAACGCATGACGGCTGGAACGGGGACGGGGGGCGGAGGAGGAGGGACGGGGGCGGAGGAGGAGGGACGGGG AGGAGGAGGgacggggggaggaggaggagggacgggaggcggaggaggagggacggggggaggaggagggaccgGACATGGAGTGGTACCGCCAGCGTACCAACCAGGGCGAAGGACCAGCCAGCCAAATGTGGCAGCTGTCTATGGGGAAGAGTTCATCCGCTCCCGGGGCTCGCCCTCCTCCTTTAACT cctctTCATCCTCTCCTCGTGAAGCGTCTGATCTAGAACAGGCCCGCCCCCAGACCAGCGGAGAGGAGGAGCTACAGTTACAGCTGGCCCTGGCCATgagcagagaggagagcgagaag CTGGCCCCGCCTCCTCCCATTGCTATGGAGACAGATGACACACAGCTACAGATAGCTCTGAGCCTTAGCAAAGAGGAGCacgagcag TGTCTCCATGGTAactgtgttgatgatgtcacCATGCCGCCTCTGCAGGACCAGCGTTGTCTCCAAGGAGATGAGTCGTTTCTGCAGAGAGTCCTGGATGAGAGCAGGAGGGCCAGTCACACAGGGGAG TCCGCCATGTTGGATCTGGTGGATATCTTTGGCCCCTCTGAGGCTCCGCCCCCAGCTGACGACCTCTGGAACGCCCAGCCTgctgtgacctctgacccctgggACTCTGTGG CGCTCCACTCCAACGCTCCTGTGATTGGTAGTCCCTGGGCGACCCGGCCCTCCTCCAGCAGCCCAACCAATCCCTGGGCGTCGTCACGCTCTCCCACCTGGGAAGCTCCGCCCACATCATCCAGCCCTGTCATTCAAGGCTGGGAGAGCCCGCCCCCTCTTACAGGGGACGGTACTGATAGGACGGATCCCTTCTCtgtcagggaggaggaggagtgcaaAGGAGAGGAAGGACCACCTCAACCTGGCAGTCctactg GCCCAGACCTGTTTGGGGAGCGTGTTCTGTCCCCCGAGGTGAACGGGCGAGGGGGGGGCAGTCCAGAGATGTTTGACCTGTCCCGTCTCGCGGCCCCCAAGGGCTCCGCGGCCCCCCGGATGTGTCGCACCCCAGAAGCCTTCCTGGGACCTACGGGGGCGTCGCTCGTCAACCTGGACGCACTCATCCCCCATAATCCTCCTAGCAGGACCCACAACAACCCCTTCCTCTTAG gtctgagTGTTCCCTCTCCCACCAACCCATTCCACTGTGACCAGCCCCGTCTCACACTGAACCAGATGCTTCGTCCCTGTTCCACCTCCCCACTCCCCCCTCACACCCTCCCCtacagcccctctctccccctccctctcccacaccACACCCAGCCCTCCCCCGGCCTCCTGGACCTCCCCTCTAACCtgccccatcccctcctccccctctcccccgccCCGGCCCACCGCGTCCCAccccagtctcacacacacagccacaaccCCTTCCTCTGA